A part of Quatrionicoccus australiensis genomic DNA contains:
- the mhpD gene encoding 2-keto-4-pentenoate hydratase → MGADQMLSTEAAAALLKGAAVSGRPIAPLRERLQLSDANAAYAVQEVNTKAWLAEGRRLVGRKIGLTSLAVQAQLGVDQPDFGMLFADMAVGDGEPVALSRLIQPKVEAEIALVIGRDLTHERHTYADLIGATEYAVPAIEIVDSRIEKWNIRFVDTVADNASSGLFVLGGQPRKLSDFDITDCAMEMRRGDEIVSRGNGRACLGSPLNAAIWLADVMVRCGRPLLAGDIILTGALGPMVAVSEPSRYDVRIAGLGTVSALFA, encoded by the coding sequence ATGGGCGCCGATCAAATGCTCAGTACGGAAGCCGCTGCCGCCCTGCTGAAAGGGGCGGCGGTCAGCGGCCGGCCGATTGCGCCCTTGCGCGAGCGCCTGCAGTTGTCCGATGCAAACGCCGCCTACGCCGTCCAGGAGGTCAATACCAAAGCCTGGCTGGCGGAAGGCCGCCGTCTGGTCGGCCGCAAGATCGGCCTGACCTCGCTCGCCGTGCAGGCGCAGCTCGGCGTCGATCAACCGGATTTCGGCATGCTGTTTGCCGACATGGCGGTGGGTGATGGCGAGCCGGTGGCGCTTTCGCGCCTGATCCAGCCCAAGGTCGAAGCCGAAATTGCGCTGGTGATCGGCCGTGACCTGACGCACGAACGCCATACCTACGCCGATCTGATCGGCGCTACCGAATACGCCGTGCCGGCGATCGAGATCGTCGATAGCCGCATCGAGAAGTGGAACATCCGCTTCGTCGATACGGTGGCCGACAACGCCTCGAGCGGCCTGTTCGTGCTGGGCGGTCAACCGCGCAAATTGAGCGATTTCGACATCACCGACTGCGCCATGGAAATGCGCCGCGGCGACGAGATCGTCTCGCGCGGCAACGGTCGCGCCTGCCTGGGCAGCCCGCTCAATGCAGCGATCTGGCTGGCCGACGTGATGGTGCGTTGCGGTCGCCCGTTGCTTGCCGGCGACATCATCCTGACCGGCGCCCTCGGGCCGATGGTCGCCGTCAGCGAGCCCAGCCGCTACGACGTGCGCATCGCCGGCCTCGGCACGGTCAGCGCGCTGTTCGCCTGA
- a CDS encoding ABC transporter substrate-binding protein, which yields MKPNKILSLCIAALAATPAFADINIGVIASLTGPAAALGAETRKAVAMFPASVGGEKVNYILLDDGTDPTNAVKNARKLISEDKVDAILGPNLISTAVAIADVANGEKTPMVSVAPLDVSGDKRGYIFRSEPSADLMVNRIVADMLENGAKTVGFIGFSDSWGELLLKALTKASEGKLQIVASERYGRADPSVQAQVLKVLAAKPDVVFVGASGTPAAMPQITLRERGFKGRIYQSHGVTSKEFLRVGGKNVEGALIPVGPVLVAEQLPDSHPAKKNAVAFVKELEAKNGPDSRSTFAGASWDAWLLAQNGINAALKAKTKPGTPEFRAALRDGIEKSSKLVGTNGVYSMSATDHAGYDAAAIVLIKVENNHWKLVK from the coding sequence ATGAAACCGAACAAGATCCTGAGCCTGTGCATTGCCGCCCTGGCCGCCACCCCGGCGTTTGCCGACATCAATATCGGCGTCATCGCCTCGTTGACCGGTCCGGCCGCTGCCCTCGGCGCCGAAACGCGCAAGGCGGTCGCGATGTTTCCGGCCAGCGTCGGCGGCGAGAAGGTCAATTACATCCTGCTCGACGACGGCACCGACCCGACCAATGCCGTCAAGAATGCGCGCAAGCTGATTTCCGAAGACAAGGTCGACGCCATTCTCGGCCCCAACCTGATCAGCACCGCCGTCGCTATCGCCGATGTCGCCAACGGCGAAAAAACGCCGATGGTTTCGGTGGCGCCGCTCGACGTGTCCGGCGACAAGCGCGGCTACATCTTCCGCAGCGAGCCGTCGGCCGACCTGATGGTCAATCGTATCGTCGCCGACATGCTGGAAAATGGCGCCAAGACGGTCGGCTTCATCGGCTTCTCCGATTCCTGGGGCGAACTGCTTTTGAAGGCGCTGACCAAGGCCAGCGAAGGCAAGCTGCAGATCGTCGCCAGCGAGCGCTACGGTCGCGCCGATCCGAGCGTCCAGGCGCAGGTGCTGAAAGTCCTCGCTGCCAAGCCCGATGTCGTCTTCGTCGGCGCTTCCGGCACGCCGGCCGCGATGCCGCAGATCACGCTGCGCGAGCGCGGCTTCAAGGGCCGCATTTATCAGTCGCACGGCGTGACGAGCAAGGAATTCCTGCGCGTCGGCGGCAAGAATGTCGAAGGCGCGCTGATCCCGGTCGGCCCGGTGCTGGTTGCCGAACAACTGCCGGACAGCCATCCGGCCAAGAAGAACGCCGTCGCCTTCGTCAAGGAGCTGGAAGCCAAGAACGGCCCGGATTCGCGCTCGACCTTCGCCGGCGCCTCGTGGGATGCCTGGCTGCTCGCCCAGAACGGCATCAACGCCGCGCTCAAGGCCAAGACCAAGCCGGGTACGCCGGAATTCCGCGCCGCGCTGCGTGACGGTATCGAAAAGAGCAGCAAGCTGGTCGGTACCAATGGCGTGTACAGCATGTCGGCGACCGATCACGCCGGTTATGACGCCGCTGCCATCGTCCTGATCAAGGTCGAGAACAATCACTGGAAACTGGTCAAGTAA
- a CDS encoding flavin reductase family protein, with protein sequence MSQDINQLLDWTPNARLAALPPVTSEEHRYGMRHFAVGVTIITARDGETRAGLTATAVCSVTADPPRLVVFVNKNVAASDVILNSGALCVNVLAGDQEEIAKVFAGMLKEVHGEARFEHGRWRELATGAPTLDGSLANFDCRVIKVFDESTHHAFLCEVLATCERNDGEALIYLNGAFRRIPQ encoded by the coding sequence ATGAGCCAGGACATCAACCAACTGCTCGACTGGACGCCGAACGCCCGGCTGGCTGCCTTGCCGCCGGTCACGTCGGAAGAGCACCGCTACGGCATGCGCCACTTTGCCGTCGGCGTCACCATCATCACCGCCCGTGACGGCGAGACGCGCGCCGGCCTGACTGCCACCGCGGTCTGCTCGGTGACCGCCGATCCTCCCCGGCTGGTCGTCTTCGTCAACAAGAACGTCGCTGCCAGCGACGTCATCCTGAACAGCGGCGCGCTCTGCGTCAATGTGCTGGCCGGCGATCAGGAAGAGATCGCCAAGGTTTTCGCCGGCATGCTCAAGGAAGTCCATGGCGAGGCCCGCTTCGAGCACGGCCGCTGGCGCGAGCTGGCAACCGGCGCGCCGACGCTGGACGGCAGCCTGGCCAATTTCGACTGCCGCGTCATCAAGGTGTTCGACGAAAGCACCCACCACGCCTTTCTCTGCGAAGTGCTCGCCACCTGCGAGCGCAACGACGGCGAAGCGCTGATCTACCTGAACGGCGCCTTCCGCCGCATTCCGCAATAA